A single genomic interval of Lathyrus oleraceus cultivar Zhongwan6 chromosome 7, CAAS_Psat_ZW6_1.0, whole genome shotgun sequence harbors:
- the LOC127105438 gene encoding protein RESTRICTED TEV MOVEMENT 2 isoform X8, which translates to MSLIPSSLSSSFPEKSAFLSILVDWKETPEAHVFQTDLPGLKKEEVKVEIDDDSVLQISGERSFEKEDENDEWHCVERSSGKFMRRFRLPENAKIDQVTANMENGVLTVTVPKQEEKKPEVKAYMENGVLIIPVPKQEAKKPEVKAYMKNGVLHIPVPEQEAKKPEVKTYMKNGVLHISVPEQEAKKPEVKTYMKNGVLHISVPEQEAKKPEVKTYMKNGVLHIPVPEQEAKKPEVKTYMKNGVLHIPVPEQEAKKPEVKTYMKNGVLHISVPEQEAKKPEVKAYMKNGVLHIPVPKQEAKKPEVKAYMKNDVLNIPVPKSQSIHEEWCCHYNCS; encoded by the exons ATGTCGCTGATTCCGAGTTCACTTTCCAGTTCCTTTCCTGAAAAATCAGCATTCTTGAGCATACTTGTGGACTGGAAGGAGACTCCAGAAGCGCATGTCTTCCAGACGGATCTTCCTGGACTGAAGAAGGAGGAAGTGAAGGTGGAGATCGATGATGATAGTGTTCTTCAGATAAGTGGAGAGAGAAGCTTTGAGAAAGAAGATGAGAACGATGAATGGCATTGCGTGGAGCGTAGCAGCGGGAAATTCATGAGAAGGTTTAGATTACCAGAGAATGCTAAAATTGATCAAGTCACCGCAAATATGGAGAATGGTGTTCTCACTGTAACCGTTCCTAAACAAGAGGAGAAGAAGCCTGAAGTCAAAGCATACATGGAGAATGGTGTTCTCATTATACCAGTTCCTAAACAAGAGGCGAAGAAACCTGAAGTCAAAGCATACATGAAGAATGGTGTTCTCCATATACCTGTTCCTGAACAAGAGGCGAAGAAACCTGAAGTCAAAACATACATGAAGAATGGTGTTCTCCATATATCTGTTCCTGAACAAGAGGCGAAGAAACCTGAAGTCAAAACATACATGAAGAATGGTGTTCTCCATATATCTGTTCCTGAACAAGAGGCGAAGAAAC CTGAAGTCAAAACATACATGAAGAATGGTGTTCTCCATATACCTGTTCCTGAACAAGAGGCGAAGAAACCTGAAGTCAAAACATACATGAAGAATGGTGTTCTCCATATACCTGTTCCTGAACAAGAGGCGAAGAAACCTGAAGTCAAAACATACATGAAGAATGGTGTTCTCCATATATCTGTTCCTGAACAAGAGGCGAAGAAACCTGAAGTCAAAGCATACATGAAGAATGGTGTTCTCCATATACCTGTTCCTAAACAAGAGGCGAAGAAACCTGAAGTCAAAGCATACATGAAGAATGATGTTCTCAATATACCTGTTCCTAAAAGTCAAAGCATACATGAAGAATGGTGTTGTCACTATAACTGTTCCTAA
- the LOC127105438 gene encoding inactive protein RESTRICTED TEV MOVEMENT 2 isoform X4 encodes MSLIPSSLSSSFPEKSAFLSILVDWKETPEAHVFQTDLPGLKKEEVKVEIDDDSVLQISGERSFEKEDENDEWHCVERSSGKFMRRFRLPENAKIDQVTANMENGVLTVTVPKQEEKKPEVKAYMENGVLIIPVPKQEAKKPEVKAYMKNGVLHIPVPEQEAKKPEVKTYMKNGVLHISVPEQEAKKPEVKTYMKNGVLHISVPEQEAKKPEVKTYMKNGVLHISVPEQEAKKPEVKTYMKNGVLHISVPEQEAKKPEVKTYMKNGVLHIPVPEQEAKKPEVKTYMKNGVLHISVPEQEAKKPEVKAYMKNGVLHIPVPKQEAKKPEVKAYMKNDVLNIPVPKSQSIHEEWCCHYNCS; translated from the exons ATGTCGCTGATTCCGAGTTCACTTTCCAGTTCCTTTCCTGAAAAATCAGCATTCTTGAGCATACTTGTGGACTGGAAGGAGACTCCAGAAGCGCATGTCTTCCAGACGGATCTTCCTGGACTGAAGAAGGAGGAAGTGAAGGTGGAGATCGATGATGATAGTGTTCTTCAGATAAGTGGAGAGAGAAGCTTTGAGAAAGAAGATGAGAACGATGAATGGCATTGCGTGGAGCGTAGCAGCGGGAAATTCATGAGAAGGTTTAGATTACCAGAGAATGCTAAAATTGATCAAGTCACCGCAAATATGGAGAATGGTGTTCTCACTGTAACCGTTCCTAAACAAGAGGAGAAGAAGCCTGAAGTCAAAGCATACATGGAGAATGGTGTTCTCATTATACCAGTTCCTAAACAAGAGGCGAAGAAACCTGAAGTCAAAGCATACATGAAGAATGGTGTTCTCCATATACCTGTTCCTGAACAAGAGGCGAAGAAACCTGAAGTCAAAACATACATGAAGAATGGTGTTCTCCATATATCTGTTCCTGAACAAGAGGCGAAGAAACCTGAAGTCAAAACATACATGAAGAATGGTGTTCTCCATATATCTGTTCCTGAACAAGAGGCGAAGAAACCTGAAGTCAAAACATACATGAAGAATGGTGTTCTCCATATATCTGTTCCTGAACAAGAGGCGAAGAAACCTGAAGTCAAAACATACATGAAGAATGGTGTTCTCCATATAT CTGTTCCTGAACAAGAGGCGAAGAAACCTGAAGTCAAAACATACATGAAGAATGGTGTTCTCCATATACCTGTTCCTGAACAAGAGGCGAAGAAACCTGAAGTCAAAACATACATGAAGAATGGTGTTCTCCATATATCTGTTCCTGAACAAGAGGCGAAGAAACCTGAAGTCAAAGCATACATGAAGAATGGTGTTCTCCATATACCTGTTCCTAAACAAGAGGCGAAGAAACCTGAAGTCAAAGCATACATGAAGAATGATGTTCTCAATATACCTGTTCCTAAAAGTCAAAGCATACATGAAGAATGGTGTTGTCACTATAACTGTTCCTAA
- the LOC127105438 gene encoding inactive protein RESTRICTED TEV MOVEMENT 2 isoform X2, which translates to MSLIPSSLSSSFPEKSAFLSILVDWKETPEAHVFQTDLPGLKKEEVKVEIDDDSVLQISGERSFEKEDENDEWHCVERSSGKFMRRFRLPENAKIDQVTANMENGVLTVTVPKQEEKKPEVKAYMENGVLIIPVPKQEAKKPEVKAYMKNGVLHIPVPEQEAKKPEVKTYMKNGVLHISVPEQEAKKPEVKTYMKNGVLHISVPEQEAKKPEVKTYMKNGVLHISVPEQEAKKPEVKTYMKNGVLHIPVPEQEAKKPEVKTYMKNGVLHIPVPEQEAKKPEVKTYMKNGVLHISVPEQEAKKPEVKAYMKNGVLHIPVPKQEAKKPEVKAYMKNDVLNIPVPKSQSIHEEWCCHYNCS; encoded by the exons ATGTCGCTGATTCCGAGTTCACTTTCCAGTTCCTTTCCTGAAAAATCAGCATTCTTGAGCATACTTGTGGACTGGAAGGAGACTCCAGAAGCGCATGTCTTCCAGACGGATCTTCCTGGACTGAAGAAGGAGGAAGTGAAGGTGGAGATCGATGATGATAGTGTTCTTCAGATAAGTGGAGAGAGAAGCTTTGAGAAAGAAGATGAGAACGATGAATGGCATTGCGTGGAGCGTAGCAGCGGGAAATTCATGAGAAGGTTTAGATTACCAGAGAATGCTAAAATTGATCAAGTCACCGCAAATATGGAGAATGGTGTTCTCACTGTAACCGTTCCTAAACAAGAGGAGAAGAAGCCTGAAGTCAAAGCATACATGGAGAATGGTGTTCTCATTATACCAGTTCCTAAACAAGAGGCGAAGAAACCTGAAGTCAAAGCATACATGAAGAATGGTGTTCTCCATATACCTGTTCCTGAACAAGAGGCGAAGAAACCTGAAGTCAAAACATACATGAAGAATGGTGTTCTCCATATATCTGTTCCTGAACAAGAGGCGAAGAAACCTGAAGTCAAAACATACATGAAGAATGGTGTTCTCCATATATCTGTTCCTGAACAAGAGGCGAAGAAACCTGAAGTCAAAACATACATGAAGAATGGTGTTCTCCATATATCTGTTCCTGAACAAGAGGCGAAGAAAC CTGAAGTCAAAACATACATGAAGAATGGTGTTCTCCATATACCTGTTCCTGAACAAGAGGCGAAGAAACCTGAAGTCAAAACATACATGAAGAATGGTGTTCTCCATATACCTGTTCCTGAACAAGAGGCGAAGAAACCTGAAGTCAAAACATACATGAAGAATGGTGTTCTCCATATATCTGTTCCTGAACAAGAGGCGAAGAAACCTGAAGTCAAAGCATACATGAAGAATGGTGTTCTCCATATACCTGTTCCTAAACAAGAGGCGAAGAAACCTGAAGTCAAAGCATACATGAAGAATGATGTTCTCAATATACCTGTTCCTAAAAGTCAAAGCATACATGAAGAATGGTGTTGTCACTATAACTGTTCCTAA
- the LOC127105438 gene encoding inactive protein RESTRICTED TEV MOVEMENT 2 isoform X1: MSLIPSSLSSSFPEKSAFLSILVDWKETPEAHVFQTDLPGLKKEEVKVEIDDDSVLQISGERSFEKEDENDEWHCVERSSGKFMRRFRLPENAKIDQVTANMENGVLTVTVPKQEEKKPEVKAYMENGVLIIPVPKQEAKKPEVKAYMKNGVLHIPVPEQEAKKPEVKTYMKNGVLHISVPEQEAKKPEVKTYMKNGVLHISVPEQEAKKPEVKTYMKNGVLHISVPEQEAKKPEVKTYMKNGVLHISVPEQEAKKPEVKTYMKNGVLHISVPEQEAKKPEVKTYMKNGVLHIPVPEQEAKKPEVKTYMKNGVLHISVPEQEAKKPEVKAYMKNGVLHIPVPKQEAKKPEVKAYMKNDVLNIPVPKSQSIHEEWCCHYNCS, encoded by the exons ATGTCGCTGATTCCGAGTTCACTTTCCAGTTCCTTTCCTGAAAAATCAGCATTCTTGAGCATACTTGTGGACTGGAAGGAGACTCCAGAAGCGCATGTCTTCCAGACGGATCTTCCTGGACTGAAGAAGGAGGAAGTGAAGGTGGAGATCGATGATGATAGTGTTCTTCAGATAAGTGGAGAGAGAAGCTTTGAGAAAGAAGATGAGAACGATGAATGGCATTGCGTGGAGCGTAGCAGCGGGAAATTCATGAGAAGGTTTAGATTACCAGAGAATGCTAAAATTGATCAAGTCACCGCAAATATGGAGAATGGTGTTCTCACTGTAACCGTTCCTAAACAAGAGGAGAAGAAGCCTGAAGTCAAAGCATACATGGAGAATGGTGTTCTCATTATACCAGTTCCTAAACAAGAGGCGAAGAAACCTGAAGTCAAAGCATACATGAAGAATGGTGTTCTCCATATACCTGTTCCTGAACAAGAGGCGAAGAAACCTGAAGTCAAAACATACATGAAGAATGGTGTTCTCCATATATCTGTTCCTGAACAAGAGGCGAAGAAACCTGAAGTCAAAACATACATGAAGAATGGTGTTCTCCATATATCTGTTCCTGAACAAGAGGCGAAGAAACCTGAAGTCAAAACATACATGAAGAATGGTGTTCTCCATATATCTGTTCCTGAACAAGAGGCGAAGAAACCTGAAGTCAAAACATACATGAAGAATGGTGTTCTCCATATATCTGTTCCTGAACAAGAGGCGAAGAAACCTGAAGTCAAAACATACATGAAGAATGGTGTTCTCCATATAT CTGTTCCTGAACAAGAGGCGAAGAAACCTGAAGTCAAAACATACATGAAGAATGGTGTTCTCCATATACCTGTTCCTGAACAAGAGGCGAAGAAACCTGAAGTCAAAACATACATGAAGAATGGTGTTCTCCATATATCTGTTCCTGAACAAGAGGCGAAGAAACCTGAAGTCAAAGCATACATGAAGAATGGTGTTCTCCATATACCTGTTCCTAAACAAGAGGCGAAGAAACCTGAAGTCAAAGCATACATGAAGAATGATGTTCTCAATATACCTGTTCCTAAAAGTCAAAGCATACATGAAGAATGGTGTTGTCACTATAACTGTTCCTAA
- the LOC127105438 gene encoding inactive protein RESTRICTED TEV MOVEMENT 2 isoform X6 translates to MSLIPSSLSSSFPEKSAFLSILVDWKETPEAHVFQTDLPGLKKEEVKVEIDDDSVLQISGERSFEKEDENDEWHCVERSSGKFMRRFRLPENAKIDQVTANMENGVLTVTVPKQEEKKPEVKAYMENGVLIIPVPKQEAKKPEVKAYMKNGVLHIPVPEQEAKKPEVKTYMKNGVLHISVPEQEAKKPEVKTYMKNGVLHISVPEQEAKKPEVKTYMKNGVLHISVPEQEAKKPEVKTYMKNGVLHISVPEQEAKKPEVKTYMKNGVLHISVPEQEAKKPEVKTYMKNGVLHIPVPEQEAKKPEVKAYMKNGVLHIPVPKQEAKKPEVKAYMKNDVLNIPVPKSQSIHEEWCCHYNCS, encoded by the exons ATGTCGCTGATTCCGAGTTCACTTTCCAGTTCCTTTCCTGAAAAATCAGCATTCTTGAGCATACTTGTGGACTGGAAGGAGACTCCAGAAGCGCATGTCTTCCAGACGGATCTTCCTGGACTGAAGAAGGAGGAAGTGAAGGTGGAGATCGATGATGATAGTGTTCTTCAGATAAGTGGAGAGAGAAGCTTTGAGAAAGAAGATGAGAACGATGAATGGCATTGCGTGGAGCGTAGCAGCGGGAAATTCATGAGAAGGTTTAGATTACCAGAGAATGCTAAAATTGATCAAGTCACCGCAAATATGGAGAATGGTGTTCTCACTGTAACCGTTCCTAAACAAGAGGAGAAGAAGCCTGAAGTCAAAGCATACATGGAGAATGGTGTTCTCATTATACCAGTTCCTAAACAAGAGGCGAAGAAACCTGAAGTCAAAGCATACATGAAGAATGGTGTTCTCCATATACCTGTTCCTGAACAAGAGGCGAAGAAACCTGAAGTCAAAACATACATGAAGAATGGTGTTCTCCATATATCTGTTCCTGAACAAGAGGCGAAGAAACCTGAAGTCAAAACATACATGAAGAATGGTGTTCTCCATATATCTGTTCCTGAACAAGAGGCGAAGAAACCTGAAGTCAAAACATACATGAAGAATGGTGTTCTCCATATATCTGTTCCTGAACAAGAGGCGAAGAAACCTGAAGTCAAAACATACATGAAGAATGGTGTTCTCCATATATCTGTTCCTGAACAAGAGGCGAAGAAACCTGAAGTCAAAACATACATGAAGAATGGTGTTCTCCATATAT CTGTTCCTGAACAAGAGGCGAAGAAACCTGAAGTCAAAACATACATGAAGAATGGTGTTCTCCATATACCTGTTCCTGAACAAGAGGCGAAGAAAC CTGAAGTCAAAGCATACATGAAGAATGGTGTTCTCCATATACCTGTTCCTAAACAAGAGGCGAAGAAACCTGAAGTCAAAGCATACATGAAGAATGATGTTCTCAATATACCTGTTCCTAAAAGTCAAAGCATACATGAAGAATGGTGTTGTCACTATAACTGTTCCTAA
- the LOC127105438 gene encoding protein RESTRICTED TEV MOVEMENT 2 isoform X12: protein MSLIPSSLSSSFPEKSAFLSILVDWKETPEAHVFQTDLPGLKKEEVKVEIDDDSVLQISGERSFEKEDENDEWHCVERSSGKFMRRFRLPENAKIDQVTANMENGVLTVTVPKQEEKKPEVKAYMENGVLIIPVPKQEAKKPEVKTYMKNGVLHISVPEQEAKKPEVKTYMKNGVLHISVPEQEAKKPEVKTYMKNGVLHISVPEQEAKKPEVKTYMKNGVLHIPVPEQEAKKPEVKTYMKNGVLHIPVPEQEAKKPEVKTYMKNGVLHISVPEQEAKKPEVKAYMKNGVLHIPVPKQEAKKPEVKAYMKNDVLNIPVPKSQSIHEEWCCHYNCS, encoded by the exons ATGTCGCTGATTCCGAGTTCACTTTCCAGTTCCTTTCCTGAAAAATCAGCATTCTTGAGCATACTTGTGGACTGGAAGGAGACTCCAGAAGCGCATGTCTTCCAGACGGATCTTCCTGGACTGAAGAAGGAGGAAGTGAAGGTGGAGATCGATGATGATAGTGTTCTTCAGATAAGTGGAGAGAGAAGCTTTGAGAAAGAAGATGAGAACGATGAATGGCATTGCGTGGAGCGTAGCAGCGGGAAATTCATGAGAAGGTTTAGATTACCAGAGAATGCTAAAATTGATCAAGTCACCGCAAATATGGAGAATGGTGTTCTCACTGTAACCGTTCCTAAACAAGAGGAGAAGAAGCCTGAAGTCAAAGCATACATGGAGAATGGTGTTCTCATTATACCAGTTCCTAAACAAGAGGCGAAGAAAC CTGAAGTCAAAACATACATGAAGAATGGTGTTCTCCATATATCTGTTCCTGAACAAGAGGCGAAGAAACCTGAAGTCAAAACATACATGAAGAATGGTGTTCTCCATATATCTGTTCCTGAACAAGAGGCGAAGAAACCTGAAGTCAAAACATACATGAAGAATGGTGTTCTCCATATATCTGTTCCTGAACAAGAGGCGAAGAAAC CTGAAGTCAAAACATACATGAAGAATGGTGTTCTCCATATACCTGTTCCTGAACAAGAGGCGAAGAAACCTGAAGTCAAAACATACATGAAGAATGGTGTTCTCCATATACCTGTTCCTGAACAAGAGGCGAAGAAACCTGAAGTCAAAACATACATGAAGAATGGTGTTCTCCATATATCTGTTCCTGAACAAGAGGCGAAGAAACCTGAAGTCAAAGCATACATGAAGAATGGTGTTCTCCATATACCTGTTCCTAAACAAGAGGCGAAGAAACCTGAAGTCAAAGCATACATGAAGAATGATGTTCTCAATATACCTGTTCCTAAAAGTCAAAGCATACATGAAGAATGGTGTTGTCACTATAACTGTTCCTAA